A genomic stretch from Echeneis naucrates chromosome 6, fEcheNa1.1, whole genome shotgun sequence includes:
- the abhd16a gene encoding phosphatidylserine lipase ABHD16A, whose translation MAGWMWYRCVFGPHLQRIHRSPDQSRPDSRAGRKGWNYQPSSLEKHTDSVLGWASALWSLSYYSSPLFLWYLYRKGYICSTKLVPVSQYVGTVLVCLLGVACLRGWGRWKNSEYVQFISVLEETKKTHTPANKKKLRCYDFDFSHWPSDFSWTKVSNPKLSKAGVSLLKPEPRLRGAADSVLNSVRTVPCHIISFLIAHSFGRRMLYPGSVGLLQKAMRPMLQQGQARLIEEFDGQRNKLVACDGNEIDTMFVDRRRDSGQNGQTLVICCEGNAGFYEVGCMNTPLEGGYSVLGWNHPGFGGSTGVPFPQNEANAMDVVIQFAIHELGFQLSDIVVYAWSIGGFTASWAVMSYPEIQAVVLDASFDDLLPLALKVMPDSWRPLVQHTVRQYMNLNNAEQLLKYQGPVLLIRRTRDEIITTAGPEDVMSNRGNNLLLKLLQFRYPKIMTDEGLRAVREWLGASNHLEDASVYSGYEVDDDWCVSVLRSYQADRDVVFPWSVGEDMTLDGRRQLALFLARKYMRNFETTHCTPLPASEFHSPWRL comes from the exons ATGGCAGGCTGGATGTGGTACCGCTGTGTGTTTGGGCCGCATCTGCAGCGAATTCACCGCTCCCCGGACCAGTCTCGTCCCGACAGCAGGGCGGGAAGAAAG GGATGGAACTACCAACCCAGTAGTCTggagaaacacactgacagcgTCCTTGGCTGG GCTTCAGCATTGTGGTCTCTGTCGTACTACagctctcctcttttcctctggtACTTGTACAGGAAAG GTTACATCTGCAGTACTAAGTTGGTTCCAGTGAGTCAATATGTGGGAACTGTGCTGGTGTGTCTTCTGGGAGTGGCCTGTCTAAGAG GATGGGGAAGATGGAAgaactctgagtatgttcagTTCATCTCTGTTCTTGAAGAAACCAAGAAGACTCATACACCTGCAAACAAG AAAAAACTGAGGTGCTATGACTTTGATTTCTCACACTGGCCTTCAGATTTCAGCTGGACTAAAGTCAGCAATCC AAAACTCTCCAAGGCTGGTGTTTCTCTGCTCAAACCAGAGCCCAGATTACGAGGAGCAGCAGACAGTGTCCTCAATTCTGTGCGCACTGTACCATGCCACATCATCAG TTTTCTTATTGCTCACTCATTTGGGAGGAGGATGCTGTACCCTGGCTCCGTAGGTTTACTGCAGAAAGCCATGAGACCGATGCTCCAGCAAGGGCAGGCGAGGTTAATAGAAGag TTTGACGGCCAAAGGAACAAGCTTGTGGCCTGTGATGGTAATGAGATTGACACAATGTTTGTGGATCGAAGGAGAGACAGTGGGCAGAACGGCCAGACTCTG GTCATCTGCTGTGAGGGGAATGCAGGCTTTTATGAGGTGGGCTGCATGAACACACCACTGGAAG GAGGCTACTCAGTGTTGGGCTGGAACCACCCTGGCTTTGGAGGAAGTACA GGAGTACCATTCCCCCAGAATGAAGCCAATGCCATGGATGTAGTGATCCAATTTGCAATCCATGAACTGGGCTTCCAGCTCAGCGACATTGTTGTATATGCCTGGTCCATAGGAGGATTCACTG CCAGTTGGGCAGTAATGTCCTACCCAGAGATCCAAGCAGTGGTGTTGGACGCCTCCTTTGATGACCTCCTGCCTCTTGCCCTCAAAGTCATGCCTGACAGTTGGA GACCTTTGGTACAGCACACAGTTAGGCAGTACATGAACCTCAACAATGCAGAGCAGCTTCTCAA atACCAGGGACCAGTTCTGCTGATCCGAAGAACCAGAGATGAGATCATCACTACAGC GGGTCCAGAGGACGTCATGTCCAACAGAGGCAACAACCTCCTCCTCAAACTGCTGCAATTCAG GTACCCCAAAATAATGACAGATGAAGGGCTCAGAGCTGTCAGAGAATGGTTAGGGGCCTCCAATCACCTAGAAGACG CGTCTGTGTACAGTGGCTATGAAGTGGACGAtgactggtgtgtgtctgtgctgcgGTCGTATCAGGCTGACAGAGACGTTGTGTTTCCATGGAGTGTCG GTGAGGATATGACTCTAGACGGACGGCGACAGCTGGCTCTTTTCTTG GCACGAAAGTACATGCGGAACTTTGAAACCACACACTGCACTCCTCTGCCCGCCTCCGAGTTCCACTCACCCTGGAGACTGTAG
- the g6fl gene encoding g6f-like isoform X1, with protein MESGFLAFILFHFFAGHSSQFGFTEWDDVVVTKKDMPTTLVCTDTTMKGPVAIEWSTKSPDARDWKMVYTADENMMFSGGSSKTFMQLEDSNFYNTGIFSLSFHPKITDSGLYLCTVKQQEGKRMERIILLAILAVSVIPTPPIPQYSILQLIASVNPSIGVSKIIWVTPAGTHMKSEKILKTGTVAKLPMIQITDSGAYVCIVHPGGNSTRKFFAFNVNVSVSAGKVVSFNDTKHGPMISTAIQAQTPISLTCPNVQGDYVNLFWKKAENSKQAMKLIYQYDRWRDKILVGGNTKSLQLAGPPYNAKAGSFSFLITPKVNEGGLYICDVFLNNGTFSQRTTLSVMKEIPNVTPSPLPSLSALLLLVPLFAAAVGVLLWRQKYISDRGIEQSLSVHSGEAENIYENPEDIRQTPPQGSVYMDLKPREEDDVYKELE; from the exons ATGGAGTCTGGTTTTCTCgcattcattctttttcatttttttgcgGGACATTCCTCTCAGTTTGGCTTCACAG AATGGGACGATGTTGTGGTGACCAAGAAGGACATGCCCACTACCTTGGTCTGTACTGACACAACAATGAAGGGTCCTGTAGCCATTGAGTGGAGTACAAAGTCACCTGATGCGCGTGACTGGAAAATGGTTtacacagctgatgaaaataTGATGTTCTCTGGTGGTTCCTCGAAGACATTCATGCAACTGGAAGACTCAAACTTTTATAACACTGGgattttctctttgtctttccatCCCAAAATCACAGACAGTGGTCTGTACTTATGCACGGTAAAGCAACAAGAGGGGAAACGGATGGAAAGGATCATCCTTTTAGCCATCCTTGCAG TCTCTGTCATCCCGACTCCACCCATTCCTCAATATAGCATCCTGCAACTGATTGCCAGTGTCAACCCTAGCATTGGCGTGAGCAAAATCATCTGGGTGACACCTGCAGGCACTCATATGAAGAGTGAGAAGATACTAAAGACCGGCACAGTGGCTAAACTTCCGATGATCCAGATCACTGACAGTGGGGCCTATGTCTGTATAGTTCACCCTGGAGGCAACAGCACCAGGAAATTTTTCGCCTTCAACGtgaatgtgtctgtttctg CTGGAAAAGTGGTTTCATTCAACGATACAAAACACG GTCCGATGATCTCCACAGCCATACAAGCTCAGACTCCCATCTCCCTGACCTGTCCTAATGTCCAGGGAGACTATGTGAAtctgttttggaaaaaagcAGAGAACAGCAAACAGGCTATGAAACTGATATACCAGTATGATCGCTGGAGGGATAAAATCTTGGTGGGTGGCAATACCAAAAGTCTCCAACTAGCTGGCCCACCCTACAATGCAAAGGCTGGGAGTTTCTCCTTTCTAATTACACCTAAGGTCAACGAGGGCGGGCTCTACATCTGTGATGTCTTTCTCAATAACGGCACCTTCAGCCAGAGGACCACGCTCAGTGTGATGAAAG AGATTCCCAATGTCACCCCCTCTCCgctcccttctctctctgctttattACTCCTGGTGCCCCtgtttgctgcagctgttggtgtgttgctatggagacagaaatacatttctgatcGCG GCATTGaacagtctctgtctgtccactcGGGTGAAGCGGAGAACATCTATGAGAATCCTGAAGATATCAGACAG ACTCCTCCCCAGGGTTCAGTCTACATG GATTTGAAACCAAGAGAAGAGGATGATGTCTATAAGGAACTGGAGTG A
- the vars1 gene encoding LOW QUALITY PROTEIN: valine--tRNA ligase (The sequence of the model RefSeq protein was modified relative to this genomic sequence to represent the inferred CDS: deleted 1 base in 1 codon), with protein MATLYVSPHPDDFRSLLALIALEFCPSSRPRTVTEDPPASLNARSRPTLVLGAGEGDAVLSGASAVAWYLASLGKRAGTGAKQESEVRQWMSFAENELTPVSCAVVFPLLGVMGLDKKLQHSSRTEMLRVLKVLNQALEPKTFLVGESITLADMAVAAAVLLPFKYALEPSDRKVLTNVTRWFTTCVNQPQFLKVLGKITLCEKMVPVTPKTNAVTDTKASNGTPAADSSGATANDPPKTEAQLKKEAKKREKLEKFQQKKEMEAKKKTQPPTEKKAKPEKKELGVITYNVPTPAGEKKDVVSPLPDSYSPQYVEAAWYPWWEKEGFFKPEYGRKSISEQNPRGIFMMCIPPPNVTGSLHLGHALTNAIQDCLTRWHRMRGETTLWNPGCDHAGIATQVVVEKKLMRERGMSRHDLGRENFIQEVWKWKNEKGDRIYHQLKKLGSSLDWDRACFTMDTKLSNAVQEAFIRMHEEGVIYRSKRLVNWSCSLNSAISDIEVDKRELTGRTLLPVPGYKDKVEFGVLVSFAYKVDGSDEEVIVATTRIETMLGDTAVAVHPADPRYQHLKGKMVLHPFCDRKMPIVCDDFVDINFGTGAVKITPAHDHNDYEVGERHNLAFINIMDENGLLINVPPPFLGMKRFEARKAVLQALKDRGQFKEIKDNPMVVPVCSRSKDIVEPLLKPQWYVNCRDMGKQAADVVREGQLKIIPDHHLKTWFSWMDNIRDWCISRQLWWGHRIPAYFITVNDPSVKPGEDMDGHYWVSGRSEEEAREKAAQRFNVSADKVTLRQDEDVLDTWFSSGIFPFSIFGWPNETQDLNVFYPGTLLETGHDILFFWVARMVMMGLKLTGKLPFKEVYLHAVVRDAHGRKMSKSLGNVIDPLDVITGISLEGLHAQLTDSNLDPLEVEKAKQGQKSDYPNGIPECGTDALRFALCAYTSQGRDINLDVNRILGYRHFCNKLWNAVKFAMKTLGDNFVPSEKAQLCGDESVSDRWILSRLSAAVALCDAGFKAYDFPAITTAIYNFWLYELCDIYLESVKPVFSKAEEGSASQRPALVCRQTLYTCLEVGLRLLSPLMPFVTEELYQRLPRRRPRATPPSISVTSYPDAAEFCWHSEEIDRDMEFIMTVVKTIRSLRADYNLTKTRADCYLQCIDSATVSLVQKYSLQIQTLSYSQAIIPLTANQPVPEGCAVAIASDRCTVNLMLKGLIDVEKEVAKLMTKKGDLEKQMEKLREKMAKNDYKEKVPVKVQEQDAEKLRQSQTELEKVKEAMENFRKMI; from the exons TTAATGCTCGGTCCAGACCGACCCTGGTGCTGGGTGCTGGAGAAGGGGATGCTGTCCTGAGCGGGGCCAGTGCGGTGGCCTGGTACCTGGCCTCTCTGGGGAAGAGGGCAGGTACTGGTGCAAAACAAGAGAGTGAAGTGCGGCAGTGGATGAGCTTTGCAGAAAATGAACTCACTCCTGTGTCCTGTGCTGTGGTCTTCCCACTGCTGGGTGTCATGGGACTGGATAAAAAG CTCCAACACAGCTCTCGTACAGAGATGCTGCGTGTTCTCAAGGTTCTCAATCAGGCACTGGAGCCAAAAACCTTCTTGGTTGGAGAGAGCATCACCTTGGCTGATATGGCGGTAGCTGCGGCTGTTCTTCTACCtttcaaatat gcACTAGAACCATCGGACAGAAAGGTCTTAACCAACGTCACTCGGTGGTTCACAACCTGCGTTAATCAGCCACAGTTTCTAAAGGTTCTGGGAAAGATCACTCTGTGTGAGAAAATGGTGCCAGTTACACCAAAGACAAATGCTGTTACCGATACTAAAGCTTCTAATGGCACTCCTGCTGCTGACTCTTCTGGTGCCACAGCAAATGATCCTCCGAAAACAGAGGCCCAGCTAAAAAAGGAGgctaaaaagagagaaaagctggaaaagttccagcagaagaaagaaatggaggcaaagaaaaagacacagccGCCGACAGAG AAAAAGGCCAAACCTGAGAAGAAGGAGTTGGGAGTGATCACATATAATGTCCCCACTCCTGCTGGGGAGAAAAAAG ATGTCGTTAGTCCTCTCCCTGACTCCTACAGTCCTCAGTATGTGGAGGCTGCCTGGTATCCATGGTGGGAGAAGGAGGGATTTTTTAAGCCTGAGTACGGG AGGAAGAGCATTAGTGAGCAGAACCCTCGTGGCATATTCATGATGTGCATCCCTCCACCTAATGTGACTGGATCACTTCACCTGGGTCATGCTCTCACCAATGCCATTCAAGATTGTCTGACCAGATG GCACAGGATGCGAGGTGAGACCACCCTGTGGAATCCTGGCTGTGACCACGCAGGCATTGCCACCCAGGTGGTGGTGGAAAAGAAGCTGATGAGAGAAAGGGGCATGAGTCGCCACGACTTGGGCAGGGAAAACTTCATCCAGGAAGTCTGGAAGTGGAAAAACGA GAAGGGAGATCGAATCTACCACCAGCTGAAGAAACTTGGCTCTTCTCTGGACTGGGACAGAGCCTGCTTCACCATGGACACt AAACTTTCCAATGCAGTCCAAGAGGCCTTTATCCGCATGCATGAAGAGGGCGTGATCTACAGGAGCAAGAGGCTGGTGAACTGGTCCTGCTCACTAAACTCTGCCATCTCTGACATCGAG GTGGATAAGAGGGAACTCACTGGCAGGACTCTGTTGCCTGTACCTGGTTACAAAGACAAAGTTGAGTTTGGGGTCTTGGTGTCTTTTGCCTACAAGGTCGATGGATCAG ATGAGGAGGTGATTGTTGCTACAACTCGTATTGAGACAATGCTGGGAGACACTGCTGTTGCTGTCCATCCTGCTGACCCCAGATATCAGCATCTGAAGGGAAAAATGGTGCTACATCCCTTCTGTGACCGCAAGATGCCAATCGTCTGTGATGACTTTGTGGACATAAACTTTGGAACAG GTGCTGTCAAAATCACCCCAGCACATGACCATAATGACTACGAGGTTGGAGAGAGACACAATCTGGCCTTCATCAACATCATGGATGAGAATGGCCTGCTCATTAATGTGCCGCCTCCCTTCCTG GGGATGAAACGCTTCGAGGCCAGGAAGGCAGTGCTGCAGGCTCTCAAAGATAGAGGCCAGTTTAAAGAGATCAAAGATAACCCTATGGTTGTTCCAGTCTGCAG TCGATCCAAGGACATTGTGGAGCCACTTCTGAAGCCACAGTGGTATGTGAACTGCAGAGACATGGGCAAACAGGCTGCAGATGTCGTCAGAGAGGGACAGCTCAAAATCATTCCTGATCACCACCTCAAGACATGGTTCAGCTGGATGGACAACATCAG AGACTGGTGTATCTCTCGGCAGTTGTGGTGGGGTCACCGTATACCCGCCTACTTCATCACTGTCAACGATCCCTCTGTGAAACCAGGAGAG GACATGGACGGTCATTACTGGGTGAGTGGAAGATCGGAGGAAGAGGCCAGAGAAAAGGCAGCTCAACGCTTCAATGTGTCTGCTGATAAAGTTACCCTCAGACAGG ATGAGGATGTTCTGGACACTTGGTTCTCATCTGGCATTTTCCCCTTCTCTATCTTCGGATGGCCCAATGAG ACTCAGGACCTGAATGTATTCTATCCTGGCACCTTGCTGGAGACAGGCCACGACATCCTCTTCTTCTGGGTGGCTCGTATGGTGATGATGGGTCTCAAACTGACTGGCAAACTGCCCTTCAAAGAG gtTTATCTGCATGCGGTGGTGAGGGATGCCCATGGAAGGAAGATGAGCAAATCTCTGGGCAACGTCATTGATCCTCTGGACGTCATTACTGGGATCTCCCTCGAG GGTCTTCATGCCCAGTTGACTGACAGCAACTTGGATCCTTTGGAGGTGGAGAAGGCAAAGCAGGGCCAGAAGTCAGACTACCCAAATGGCATCCCAGAGTGTGGCACAGATGCACTCCGGTTTGCCCTGTGTGCCTACACTAGCCAAG GTAGGGATATCAACCTGGATGTCAACCGCATCCTTGGGTACCGTCACTTCTGTAACAAACTGTGGAATGCTGTGAAGTTTGCCATGAAGACTCTGGGCGACAACTTTGTACCATCAGAGAAAGCCCAG ttgtgtggaGATGAGAGTGTGTCAGACAGGTGGATTCTCTCTAGACtgagtgctgctgttgctctctGTGATGCTGGCTTTAAAGCCTACGACTTCCCAGCTATCACCACGGCCATCTACAACTTCTGGCTGTATGAACTCTGTGATATCTACCTG GAAAGTGTGAAACCGGTGTTCAGTAAAGCAGAAGAAGGCAGCGCCAGTCAGAGACCGGCGCTGGTGTGCAGACAGACTCTTTACACCTGTCTAGAGGTCGGTCTCCGCCTCCTGTCTCCCCTGATGCCCTTTGTCACTGAGGAGCTCTACCAGAGGTTACCGAGAAGACGACCT AGAGCGACCCCCCCCAGCATCAGTGTCACATCCTACCCTGATGCTGCAGAG TTCTGCTGGCACAGCGAGGAGATCGACCGTGACATGGAGTTCATAATGACTGTGGTCAAGACGATCCGCTCACTCAGGGCAGACTACAACCTGACCAAGACCCGAGCTGATT GCTACCTCCAGTGCATAGACTCTGCAACTGTGTCCCTGGTGCAGAAGTACAGTCTGCAGATCCAGACCTTGTCGTATTCTCAGGCTATCATCCCTCTGACAGCCAACCAGCCTGTCCCAGAAGGCTGTGCTGTGGCTATTGCCTCTGACAGATGTACTGTCAACCTTATGCTCAAG GGCCTCATTGATGTGGAGAAGGAAGTAGCCAAGCTGATGACAAAGAAAGGTGACTTGgagaaacagatggaaaaactgagagaaaaaatGGCAAAGAATGATTACAAAGAGAAGGTGCCAGTGAAGGTGCAGGAGCAGGATGCTGAAAAG ctaCGGCAGAGTCAGACTGAACTCGAGAAAGTGAAAGAAGCAATGGAAAACTTCAGGAAAATGATCTAA
- the g6fl gene encoding g6f-like isoform X2, with protein sequence MESGFLAFILFHFFAGHSSQFGFTEWDDVVVTKKDMPTTLVCTDTTMKGPVAIEWSTKSPDARDWKMVYTADENMMFSGGSSKTFMQLEDSNFYNTGIFSLSFHPKITDSGLYLCTVKQQEGKRMERIILLAILAVSVIPTPPIPQYSILQLIASVNPSIGVSKIIWVTPAGTHMKSEKILKTGTVAKLPMIQITDSGAYVCIVHPGGNSTRKFFAFNVNVSVSAGKVVSFNDTKHGPMISTAIQAQTPISLTCPNVQGDYVNLFWKKAENSKQAMKLIYQYDRWRDKILVGGNTKSLQLAGPPYNAKAGSFSFLITPKVNEGGLYICDVFLNNGTFSQRTTLSVMKVKIRKSTTKLDLDCHYSETTQVLDAKWERHNMSGQLPMSAPYPGFISISVPLPVTSDTAGN encoded by the exons ATGGAGTCTGGTTTTCTCgcattcattctttttcatttttttgcgGGACATTCCTCTCAGTTTGGCTTCACAG AATGGGACGATGTTGTGGTGACCAAGAAGGACATGCCCACTACCTTGGTCTGTACTGACACAACAATGAAGGGTCCTGTAGCCATTGAGTGGAGTACAAAGTCACCTGATGCGCGTGACTGGAAAATGGTTtacacagctgatgaaaataTGATGTTCTCTGGTGGTTCCTCGAAGACATTCATGCAACTGGAAGACTCAAACTTTTATAACACTGGgattttctctttgtctttccatCCCAAAATCACAGACAGTGGTCTGTACTTATGCACGGTAAAGCAACAAGAGGGGAAACGGATGGAAAGGATCATCCTTTTAGCCATCCTTGCAG TCTCTGTCATCCCGACTCCACCCATTCCTCAATATAGCATCCTGCAACTGATTGCCAGTGTCAACCCTAGCATTGGCGTGAGCAAAATCATCTGGGTGACACCTGCAGGCACTCATATGAAGAGTGAGAAGATACTAAAGACCGGCACAGTGGCTAAACTTCCGATGATCCAGATCACTGACAGTGGGGCCTATGTCTGTATAGTTCACCCTGGAGGCAACAGCACCAGGAAATTTTTCGCCTTCAACGtgaatgtgtctgtttctg CTGGAAAAGTGGTTTCATTCAACGATACAAAACACG GTCCGATGATCTCCACAGCCATACAAGCTCAGACTCCCATCTCCCTGACCTGTCCTAATGTCCAGGGAGACTATGTGAAtctgttttggaaaaaagcAGAGAACAGCAAACAGGCTATGAAACTGATATACCAGTATGATCGCTGGAGGGATAAAATCTTGGTGGGTGGCAATACCAAAAGTCTCCAACTAGCTGGCCCACCCTACAATGCAAAGGCTGGGAGTTTCTCCTTTCTAATTACACCTAAGGTCAACGAGGGCGGGCTCTACATCTGTGATGTCTTTCTCAATAACGGCACCTTCAGCCAGAGGACCACGCTCAGTGTGATGAAAG TCAAGATCAGGAAATCAACCACAAAGCTGGATTTGGACTGTCACTACTCTGAGACGACACAGGTCCTGGATGCCAAATGGGAACGCCATAATATGAGTGGCCAGTTGCCAATGTCAGCCCCATATCCTGGATTCATCAGCATCAGTGTGCCTTTACCCGTCACCTCTGACACAGCTGggaactaa